The following are encoded together in the Microterricola viridarii genome:
- a CDS encoding HAD family hydrolase, whose amino-acid sequence MTQTPVIVFDFDGTVALGHGPVRAFAREVARRLPLDAAERMLAEFDGALAADEAGARESTADAPLDGYDLVQRTAAAAGADESVLAEAYTASRWLLGTAEAPVAAPRGLAEFLAAAASAHRVLVTNAPAIRVRETLEAIGLGDSFDRIITSAGKPDGFARILDELAPEGTAMLSIGDIWHNDLAPARERGHRTALVGRHTPPAAAPDFRAELLEELFPALTSWLDSALAGEQASTPAPAV is encoded by the coding sequence GTGACCCAAACCCCCGTGATCGTCTTCGACTTCGATGGGACCGTTGCCCTCGGCCACGGACCCGTGCGGGCCTTCGCCCGCGAGGTCGCCCGCAGGCTCCCGCTCGATGCCGCCGAGCGCATGCTGGCCGAGTTCGACGGCGCGCTCGCCGCCGATGAGGCCGGAGCCCGCGAGTCCACTGCGGACGCGCCGCTGGACGGCTACGACCTGGTGCAGCGCACCGCCGCGGCCGCTGGTGCCGACGAGTCAGTGCTCGCCGAGGCCTACACCGCCAGCCGCTGGCTGCTCGGCACCGCCGAGGCCCCGGTCGCGGCACCCCGCGGCCTGGCCGAGTTCCTCGCCGCCGCGGCATCCGCCCACCGGGTGCTCGTCACCAACGCCCCGGCGATCCGGGTGCGGGAGACGCTCGAGGCGATCGGGCTCGGCGACTCCTTCGACCGCATCATCACCTCTGCCGGCAAGCCGGATGGCTTCGCCCGAATCCTGGACGAGCTCGCGCCTGAGGGCACCGCCATGCTCAGCATCGGCGACATCTGGCACAACGACCTGGCCCCCGCCCGCGAGCGCGGCCACCGCACGGCGCTCGTCGGGCGGCACACGCCGCCGGCCGCCGCCCCCGACTTCCGGGCGGAGCTCCTCGAGGAGCTCTTCCCGGCCCTGACGTCCTGGCTCGACTCGGCACTCGCCGGCGAGCAGGCGAGCACACCCGCACCCGCTGTCTGA
- the aspS gene encoding aspartate--tRNA(Asn) ligase → MTSRVLIKDLSALADGPVTVSGWVDTVRDQKKVQFIVLRDESGAAQLVNPALRALPVTDAEAGTLALEGDELAAAEARLATTEAISALANGSFITVTGELKKDERVKLGGLEVKMESLTVVTEAIAETPIATDSGLDKRMDWRFLDLRHPKQNLIFKIQTTFLHAMREYWVDNDFIEIQTPKLMASASESRAELFEVEYFEGKAYLAQSPQFYKQMAQSAGFGKIFEVGPAFRADHSFTSRHATEFTSVDTEISWIDSHEDVMNLHEELLVAGFTAVKAKHGEAIKELFDVEVTVPSRPFPRIPLAEAKQIVADRGYEIPRADDDMDPEGERQISAYVAEKFGHEFVFITDYASSIRPFYHMRHEGDAGLTNSYDLLFNGTEISTGAQREHRIDVLVAQAEEKGMDPEELETYLDFFRYGVPPHGGFGMGLARVLMLMLHQASIREVTYLFRGPTRLEP, encoded by the coding sequence GTGACTTCTCGTGTATTGATCAAGGACCTTTCCGCTCTGGCCGACGGCCCCGTTACGGTGTCGGGCTGGGTCGATACCGTGCGTGACCAGAAGAAGGTGCAGTTCATCGTGCTGCGCGACGAATCGGGTGCCGCCCAGCTGGTTAATCCGGCACTGCGCGCGCTGCCCGTGACGGATGCCGAGGCAGGCACGCTCGCCCTCGAAGGTGACGAGCTGGCTGCCGCCGAGGCGCGCCTGGCCACCACGGAGGCCATCTCTGCCCTCGCCAACGGCTCCTTCATCACCGTCACCGGTGAGCTGAAGAAGGACGAGCGCGTCAAGCTCGGCGGCCTCGAGGTCAAGATGGAGAGCCTCACCGTCGTGACCGAGGCCATCGCCGAGACGCCGATCGCCACCGACTCGGGCCTCGACAAGCGCATGGACTGGCGTTTCCTCGACCTGCGCCACCCCAAGCAGAACCTCATCTTCAAGATCCAGACCACCTTCCTGCACGCCATGCGCGAGTACTGGGTCGACAACGACTTCATCGAGATCCAGACCCCGAAGCTGATGGCGTCGGCGAGCGAGTCGCGCGCCGAGTTGTTCGAGGTCGAGTACTTCGAGGGCAAGGCCTACCTGGCGCAGAGCCCGCAGTTCTACAAGCAGATGGCGCAGTCCGCCGGCTTCGGCAAGATCTTCGAGGTCGGGCCGGCCTTCCGCGCCGACCACTCCTTCACCAGCCGCCACGCGACCGAGTTCACCAGCGTCGACACCGAGATCAGCTGGATCGACTCGCACGAAGACGTGATGAACCTGCACGAGGAGCTCCTCGTCGCCGGCTTCACGGCCGTCAAGGCCAAGCACGGCGAGGCCATCAAGGAGCTGTTCGACGTCGAGGTCACCGTGCCGTCGCGTCCGTTCCCGCGCATCCCGCTGGCCGAGGCGAAGCAGATCGTGGCCGACCGCGGCTACGAGATCCCCCGCGCCGACGACGACATGGACCCGGAGGGCGAGCGCCAGATCTCGGCCTACGTGGCAGAGAAGTTCGGCCACGAGTTCGTGTTCATCACCGACTACGCGTCCAGCATCCGCCCGTTCTACCACATGCGCCACGAGGGCGACGCCGGCCTGACCAACAGCTACGACCTGCTGTTCAACGGCACCGAGATCTCCACCGGAGCCCAGCGCGAGCACCGCATCGACGTGCTCGTCGCGCAGGCCGAGGAGAAGGGCATGGACCCGGAGGAGCTCGAGACCTACCTCGACTTCTTCCGCTACGGCGTGCCGCCGCACGGCGGATTCGGCATGGGCCTGGCCCGCGTGCTGATGCTCATGCTGCACCAGGCGTCGATCCGCGAGGTCACCTACCTGTTCCGCGGCCCGACCCGCCTGGAGCCGTAG
- a CDS encoding heavy-metal-associated domain-containing protein, with protein sequence MMNVAPSALNPSTPKLVDLGLTSASEGGSCCGGGGCGNSATDGADAATAGAPAGVSTELQVAGMTCGHCVTSVTAELSALEGVTGVNVALVAGGVSTVTVQSAAPLDPQAVAAAIDEAGYELA encoded by the coding sequence ATGATGAACGTTGCGCCCTCCGCCCTGAACCCGTCCACGCCGAAGCTCGTCGATCTGGGCCTGACGAGCGCGTCGGAAGGTGGGAGCTGCTGCGGCGGGGGCGGCTGTGGAAACTCGGCCACCGACGGGGCGGATGCCGCGACAGCCGGTGCCCCTGCGGGCGTCAGCACCGAGCTGCAGGTGGCGGGCATGACCTGCGGCCACTGCGTCACGAGCGTGACCGCCGAGCTCAGCGCGTTGGAGGGCGTCACCGGTGTCAACGTGGCTCTTGTCGCGGGCGGCGTCTCGACCGTCACCGTGCAGAGCGCGGCCCCGCTAGATCCGCAGGCCGTGGCTGCAGCGATCGACGAGGCCGGGTACGAGCTCGCCTAG
- a CDS encoding GAP family protein — translation MGPVIGSILPLALGIAISPIPIIAAILMLLSPRARSTSVGFLVGWVLGIIVAVGVFTLLSSVLPEKDPDASQPIAGWIKIAIGALLLLLALKQWRGRPKEGEEAALPGWMSAIDSMTAVRAAGLGFLLSAVNPKNLLMAAGAGVIVGSAGLDGGAIVLSLVIFVVIAAASVAVPVIAYLVAAPAMEAPLERLRVWLQRNNSTVMAVLLSVIGVVMVGKGIASF, via the coding sequence ATGGGTCCAGTAATCGGCAGCATCCTCCCGCTCGCCCTCGGCATTGCGATCAGCCCGATCCCGATCATCGCGGCGATCCTCATGCTGCTCTCGCCCCGGGCGCGCAGCACCAGCGTCGGGTTCCTGGTCGGCTGGGTGCTCGGCATCATCGTCGCCGTCGGCGTGTTCACCCTGCTCTCCAGCGTGCTGCCGGAGAAGGATCCGGATGCCTCCCAGCCGATCGCCGGGTGGATCAAGATCGCGATCGGCGCGCTGTTGCTGCTGCTGGCCCTCAAACAGTGGCGCGGCCGGCCGAAGGAGGGCGAGGAGGCAGCCCTGCCCGGGTGGATGTCGGCCATTGACTCGATGACCGCGGTGCGCGCTGCAGGGCTCGGCTTTCTGCTCTCGGCGGTGAACCCGAAGAACCTGTTGATGGCCGCCGGCGCCGGCGTCATCGTCGGCAGCGCCGGCCTCGATGGCGGCGCGATCGTGCTCAGCCTGGTGATCTTCGTCGTGATCGCCGCGGCATCCGTCGCCGTGCCGGTGATTGCCTACCTCGTCGCGGCCCCCGCGATGGAGGCGCCGCTCGAGCGGCTGCGCGTCTGGCTGCAGCGGAACAACTCCACGGTGATGGCCGTGCTGCTGTCGGTGATCGGCGTCGTCATGGTCGGCAAGGGGATCGCGAGCTTCTGA
- a CDS encoding ion channel protein has translation MTASTDTHGEQPAGAPSPRTALLLSIPAILIGLVTAVVLIALTVLADWLQTLVWQGLPGLLGVGDTTGWWTMGVLTLTGLIVGLIVWLAPGHAGPDPATTGLVAPPLAIGVLPALAAVLVIGEAGGVSLGPENPVIAINTALTVAITAKLWPRVPLQLVVLMSAAGTIGALFGTPVGAALVLTGIVGMTSGGGALWDKLFLPLVSAGTGSLVMAIAGRPNLSVDVPALGAPELIDLVSGVAVAAVAVLLGLLGVYLFPLLHRLFHLLRNPVLPLTIAGALLGVLGVLGGPDTLFKGLTQMKDLTANAAELSVGQLVAVTLIKLAALLIAATAGFRGGRVFPAAFIGVAVGLVAHAVFAGIPASLAIASGVLGMVLVVTRDGWLSLFMAVTVVADITVLPLLCIIVLPIWLMVTRQPPMLIGSSTPTAAPAGPSTPPH, from the coding sequence ATGACCGCGTCGACCGATACACACGGCGAGCAGCCAGCGGGTGCGCCGTCCCCGCGGACGGCGCTCCTGCTCTCGATCCCAGCGATCCTGATCGGCCTCGTGACGGCCGTCGTGCTGATCGCCCTGACCGTGCTCGCCGACTGGCTGCAGACGCTCGTCTGGCAGGGGTTGCCCGGCCTTCTCGGCGTCGGCGACACCACCGGCTGGTGGACGATGGGCGTGCTCACGCTGACCGGGCTCATCGTCGGGCTGATCGTCTGGCTCGCGCCCGGCCACGCCGGGCCGGACCCGGCGACGACGGGCCTCGTGGCGCCGCCGCTCGCGATCGGCGTGCTTCCCGCGCTCGCCGCCGTGCTGGTGATCGGCGAGGCCGGCGGTGTGAGCCTCGGCCCGGAGAATCCGGTCATCGCGATCAACACCGCGCTGACCGTGGCCATCACGGCCAAGCTCTGGCCCCGGGTGCCCCTCCAACTCGTGGTGCTGATGAGCGCCGCCGGCACGATCGGCGCACTGTTCGGGACGCCGGTCGGGGCGGCCCTGGTCCTCACCGGGATCGTGGGGATGACGAGCGGCGGCGGCGCACTCTGGGACAAACTCTTCCTGCCGCTGGTCTCGGCCGGGACCGGATCGCTGGTGATGGCGATCGCCGGTCGGCCCAACCTGTCCGTCGACGTGCCGGCGCTGGGCGCCCCCGAGCTGATCGACCTGGTGAGCGGCGTTGCCGTCGCGGCCGTCGCCGTGCTCCTCGGCCTCCTCGGCGTCTACCTCTTCCCGCTGCTGCACCGCCTCTTCCACCTCCTGCGCAACCCCGTGCTGCCGTTGACGATCGCGGGGGCGCTGCTCGGCGTCCTCGGCGTCCTCGGCGGCCCGGACACACTGTTCAAGGGCCTGACGCAGATGAAGGACCTCACGGCGAATGCCGCCGAGCTCAGCGTCGGACAGCTTGTGGCCGTGACACTGATCAAGCTGGCCGCCCTCCTCATCGCCGCAACGGCCGGGTTCCGGGGCGGGCGCGTCTTTCCTGCCGCGTTCATCGGGGTTGCGGTCGGCCTGGTCGCCCATGCGGTGTTCGCCGGGATCCCGGCCAGCCTGGCGATCGCGTCCGGCGTGCTCGGCATGGTCCTGGTGGTCACCAGGGACGGCTGGCTCTCGCTGTTCATGGCGGTGACCGTGGTGGCCGACATCACGGTGCTGCCGCTGCTCTGCATCATCGTGCTGCCGATCTGGCTGATGGTCACCCGGCAACCGCCGATGCTGATCGGCAGCAGCACCCCGACGGCGGCGCCCGCCGGCCCGTCGACCCCACCCCACTGA
- a CDS encoding mechanosensitive ion channel family protein codes for MGDFFGSSDISGWDLLIATLVVVAGWVVSIFVKRGVTALLTRTPGISPGATLLIARIAKYVVILLGIGIGLSFLGASVQPLLAIAIIVGVVIALALRGVADNFAAGVVLQSRHPIKPGDEIATDDYVGTVLELNGRTVILRTADGRTVHVPNGRLLQDPVVNHSQAGARRSEVEVRVAAGVLPPERLGEVLSAAASAVDGVQTTEPARTLIVSVEPRRVTARVQYWHHPMRGVTVTSAVVTALAAACAERRLPASVTSALPEPPLTPAGEL; via the coding sequence GTGGGTGATTTCTTCGGCTCCAGCGACATCAGCGGATGGGACCTGCTGATCGCGACGCTGGTGGTCGTCGCGGGCTGGGTCGTGTCGATCTTCGTCAAGCGCGGGGTGACGGCGCTGCTCACCCGGACTCCGGGCATCTCGCCGGGCGCCACCCTGCTCATCGCGCGGATCGCGAAGTACGTGGTGATCCTTTTGGGCATCGGAATCGGACTGAGCTTCCTCGGCGCCTCGGTGCAGCCGCTGCTCGCCATCGCGATCATCGTCGGGGTCGTCATCGCGCTCGCGCTGCGCGGCGTCGCCGACAACTTCGCGGCCGGCGTCGTGCTGCAGTCGCGGCATCCGATCAAGCCGGGCGACGAGATCGCCACCGACGACTACGTCGGCACAGTGCTCGAGCTCAACGGCCGCACGGTGATCCTGCGCACCGCTGACGGGCGCACCGTGCACGTGCCGAACGGGCGGCTGCTGCAGGACCCGGTCGTCAACCACTCGCAGGCGGGTGCGCGCCGCAGCGAGGTGGAGGTGCGCGTTGCCGCCGGGGTGCTGCCGCCGGAACGGCTGGGCGAGGTGCTCTCCGCCGCGGCATCCGCGGTCGACGGGGTGCAGACGACCGAACCGGCGCGGACCCTCATCGTCTCCGTCGAGCCACGGCGGGTCACCGCCAGGGTGCAGTACTGGCACCATCCGATGCGCGGCGTCACCGTCACCTCTGCCGTCGTGACGGCGCTCGCCGCCGCGTGCGCAGAGCGCCGGCTGCCGGCCAGCGTCACGTCGGCACTGCCGGAACCGCCGCTCACGCCGGCAGGGGAGCTCTGA
- a CDS encoding SulP family inorganic anion transporter, with the protein MTPAPASRPAPRSRDWLAPTLRGYRRRWIGPDVLAGLAAGAVVIPQGMAYATIASLPVQIGLYSCMVPMLVYALLGGSRAMSVSTTSTIATLTATTLVSAGVAVGSADAVRDLTTLTLLVGAILLLARLLRLGALVENINKSTILGIQIGVGATVAVGQLPTLLGVDSNFTGHGFFHSINAVIAALPSMNAPTLVLSVCSIAVLLVLKRFAPRVPAPLIVVVGGIVLVAFAGLQDAGVAVIAPVPQGLPLPSLPALGDVVDLIPGALAIAVMAFLESAAVARGIRAAGERQIDSNQELLATSAANLAGSFFSTLPAAGGFSQSAVNLSAGARSQLSSLVTVAFAVLVALFLGPVLSLMPQATLASMVFVAVIGLIDVPALVRLARVNRPDFWTALATAGVGLTAGLLAAVAVGVALTLLLILSELSKTRVTVGERRGPVLAVVVGGPLYTANVLETEQAVLAAVAEADGVGAVVLDLGRMATTSVTVLDALADLDRELAAQGVQLRIAAVPDAALLIARRTSWFSGLESEARVFASVESGMG; encoded by the coding sequence GTGACGCCGGCGCCGGCCTCGCGGCCTGCGCCGCGCTCGCGCGACTGGCTAGCGCCGACGCTGCGCGGCTACCGCAGGCGCTGGATCGGGCCGGACGTGCTCGCCGGCCTCGCGGCGGGCGCGGTCGTCATCCCGCAGGGCATGGCCTACGCCACCATCGCCAGCCTGCCCGTGCAGATCGGGCTGTACAGCTGCATGGTGCCGATGCTCGTCTACGCGCTGCTCGGCGGCTCGCGCGCAATGAGCGTGTCGACCACCTCGACGATCGCCACCCTCACGGCGACGACGCTGGTCAGCGCCGGGGTCGCCGTCGGTTCTGCGGATGCCGTGCGCGACCTGACGACACTCACGCTGCTGGTCGGAGCCATCCTGCTCCTGGCCCGACTGCTGCGGTTGGGCGCGCTCGTCGAGAACATCAACAAGTCGACGATCCTCGGCATCCAGATCGGCGTGGGCGCCACGGTGGCCGTCGGACAGCTGCCGACGCTGCTCGGGGTCGACAGCAATTTCACCGGGCACGGCTTCTTCCACTCGATCAACGCGGTGATCGCGGCGCTGCCGTCGATGAACGCCCCGACGCTCGTGCTCTCGGTGTGCTCGATCGCCGTGCTGCTCGTGCTCAAACGCTTCGCTCCGCGTGTTCCGGCGCCCCTCATCGTCGTGGTGGGCGGGATCGTGCTCGTCGCCTTTGCGGGGCTGCAGGATGCGGGGGTCGCGGTCATCGCCCCGGTGCCGCAGGGGCTCCCGCTGCCGAGCCTGCCTGCACTCGGCGACGTCGTCGACCTGATCCCCGGCGCTCTGGCGATCGCCGTGATGGCGTTCCTTGAATCGGCGGCCGTGGCCCGTGGCATCCGCGCGGCCGGGGAGAGGCAGATCGACAGCAATCAGGAGCTGCTCGCCACCTCGGCCGCGAACCTCGCCGGGTCGTTCTTCTCCACCCTGCCGGCGGCCGGGGGCTTCTCTCAGAGCGCTGTGAACCTCTCGGCGGGCGCCCGCTCACAGCTGTCGAGCCTGGTTACCGTGGCCTTCGCGGTGCTCGTCGCCCTGTTCCTCGGCCCGGTGCTCAGCCTGATGCCACAGGCGACGCTCGCATCCATGGTGTTCGTCGCCGTGATCGGGCTCATCGACGTGCCGGCCCTGGTGCGGCTGGCCCGCGTCAACCGGCCCGACTTCTGGACGGCACTGGCCACCGCCGGCGTCGGGCTCACCGCCGGGCTACTCGCAGCCGTCGCCGTCGGGGTCGCCCTGACGCTGCTGCTGATCCTCAGCGAGCTGAGCAAGACCAGGGTCACCGTGGGGGAGCGGCGGGGCCCGGTGCTCGCGGTGGTCGTGGGCGGGCCGCTGTACACCGCGAACGTGCTCGAGACCGAGCAGGCGGTGCTCGCCGCGGTCGCCGAGGCCGACGGGGTCGGTGCGGTCGTGCTCGACCTCGGCCGGATGGCCACAACCTCGGTCACCGTGCTCGACGCGCTCGCCGACCTCGACCGCGAGCTGGCGGCGCAGGGGGTGCAGCTGCGCATCGCGGCCGTCCCGGACGCCGCACTCCTGATCGCCCGGCGCACGAGCTGGTTCAGCGGGCTCGAATCCGAGGCGCGGGTGTTCGCCAGCGTCGAGTCCGGGATGGGGTAA
- a CDS encoding HAD family hydrolase, whose product MSQPLPSWADSATTRGIIEFVERVSGGGDGAVPAPERVAVFDNDGTLWTEKPMPTQLHFIVQQWAAAAAADPDLAEHQPYLAAVSGDFAWLGAALDKHYDGDDSDLQLVIGAILAATAGESVVDYERSVAEFYRSAKHLTLGTPYRDAVYRPMVELLRYLEEHGFTCYIISGGDRDFMRPITAEYYGIPPERVVGSAVGLSYDADSAEVRYGTTFDFMDDGPIKPVRIWTRIGRRPIMAAGNSNGDIEMLRYTQGSPHSLALLIHHDDTADRGDAAYDSGAEKALAAAKEHDFTVVSVRDDWTSVFAASGAADM is encoded by the coding sequence ATGTCTCAACCACTGCCGTCGTGGGCCGATTCGGCGACCACGCGGGGAATCATCGAGTTCGTGGAGCGGGTGAGCGGGGGCGGCGATGGGGCCGTTCCGGCCCCGGAGCGCGTTGCCGTGTTCGACAACGACGGAACGCTCTGGACCGAGAAACCGATGCCGACCCAGCTGCACTTCATCGTGCAGCAGTGGGCGGCCGCCGCCGCGGCCGACCCGGATCTGGCCGAGCACCAGCCCTACCTGGCGGCGGTGAGCGGCGACTTCGCCTGGCTCGGCGCCGCGCTCGACAAACACTACGACGGCGACGACAGCGATCTGCAGCTCGTGATCGGGGCCATTCTGGCGGCAACGGCGGGAGAGAGCGTCGTCGACTACGAGCGATCCGTGGCCGAGTTCTACCGCAGCGCGAAGCACCTGACTCTGGGCACGCCCTACCGTGACGCCGTCTACCGGCCGATGGTGGAGTTGTTGCGCTACCTGGAGGAGCACGGCTTCACCTGTTACATCATCTCTGGCGGCGATCGAGACTTCATGCGCCCCATCACAGCCGAGTACTACGGCATCCCACCCGAGCGGGTGGTCGGCTCCGCGGTCGGGCTGAGCTACGACGCAGACAGCGCCGAGGTGCGCTACGGCACGACGTTCGACTTCATGGATGACGGGCCGATCAAGCCCGTGCGCATCTGGACCCGCATCGGCCGGCGGCCGATCATGGCCGCGGGCAACTCCAACGGCGACATCGAGATGCTGCGCTACACGCAGGGCAGCCCCCATTCGCTCGCCCTCTTGATCCACCACGACGACACTGCCGATCGGGGCGACGCCGCCTACGACTCCGGCGCCGAGAAGGCGCTTGCCGCGGCCAAGGAACACGATTTCACGGTCGTCAGCGTGCGCGACGACTGGACGAGCGTGTTCGCCGCATCCGGCGCGGCGGACATGTAG
- a CDS encoding arylsulfatase: protein MAKEFTGVIKQDVRDSTSDWDAFLPDKAPKGAPNVLVVLYDDTGQAAWSPYGGRINMPTMDRLAADGLTYSQWHTTALCSPTRSTFLTGRNHHSNGFATISESSTGFPGYNSHIPPENATMANILRDAGWSTYWVGKNHNVPIDEWTAGASKKNWPLGQGYDRFYGFIGGETNNWYPSLAEDNHYIDQPYLPEDGYHLSKDLADQALKMIRDSKQTEPDKPWYMWFCPGANHAPHHAPEEYIAKYKGQFDDGYEAYRDWVVPRMIERGLLPEGTTFGDINPMPDGTFSPTDEVRPWAELSEEERAMFSRMAEVFAGFSEYTDAQVGRIVDYLEESGQLENTIIIYCADNGASGEGSPNGSVNEGKLFGGYPDDEAQNLTMVDKLGSPDTYNHYPTGWAMGFSSPYKMFKRYTYQGGVCDPMVIHWPAGIRAKGEVRNQYHHSTDIVATILDVCGVEMPQSYNGVEQSPLAGVSMRYSFDAPADGSTQKETQYYEMFGNRGIWHKGWKAVTVHGPVSGKGDFENDVWELYHTDVDRSESTDLAAEHPEKLEELKALWMREAEANHVLPLNDLQVIGNPKDYETFLGMEFKVPVPPSGQYTYYPGTTEIPERSAANVHGVSYKILAELDLTADTEGVIFAHGSRFGGHALFIKDGEVSYAYNFLGIPPEDRISAPLKLTGRHIIGVEFTKERMGEYREGVGPLKLYIDDQLVAQQEIRTVLGHFSLCGEGLCIGYDSGDAVSSAYTGSRFEFTGGTIEKVVFDIGDDVYVDVEAHLAAAYARD, encoded by the coding sequence ATGGCCAAGGAATTCACTGGAGTCATCAAGCAGGATGTGCGGGACTCGACGTCCGACTGGGACGCCTTCCTCCCAGACAAGGCACCGAAGGGGGCGCCGAACGTGCTCGTCGTGCTCTACGACGACACCGGGCAGGCCGCGTGGTCGCCGTACGGCGGCCGCATCAACATGCCGACGATGGACCGGCTGGCTGCCGACGGCCTCACCTACTCACAGTGGCACACGACGGCGCTGTGCTCGCCGACTCGGTCGACCTTCCTGACCGGCCGCAACCACCACTCCAACGGATTCGCGACCATCTCCGAGTCTTCGACCGGGTTCCCCGGCTACAACTCCCACATCCCGCCGGAGAACGCCACGATGGCGAACATCCTCCGCGATGCCGGCTGGTCGACGTACTGGGTCGGCAAGAACCACAATGTGCCGATCGACGAGTGGACGGCGGGCGCCTCGAAGAAGAACTGGCCGCTCGGCCAGGGCTACGACCGCTTTTACGGATTCATCGGCGGAGAGACGAACAACTGGTACCCCTCGCTCGCCGAGGACAACCACTACATCGACCAGCCGTACCTGCCAGAGGACGGTTACCACCTCTCCAAGGATCTCGCCGACCAGGCCCTGAAGATGATCAGGGACTCCAAGCAGACGGAGCCGGACAAGCCCTGGTACATGTGGTTCTGCCCGGGCGCCAACCACGCCCCGCACCACGCGCCAGAGGAGTACATCGCCAAGTACAAGGGCCAGTTCGACGACGGCTACGAGGCCTACCGCGACTGGGTCGTGCCACGCATGATCGAGCGCGGGCTCCTGCCGGAGGGGACGACGTTCGGCGACATCAACCCGATGCCGGACGGCACGTTCAGCCCGACCGATGAGGTGCGGCCGTGGGCCGAGCTCAGCGAAGAGGAGAGGGCGATGTTCTCACGGATGGCCGAGGTGTTCGCCGGATTCTCGGAGTACACCGACGCGCAGGTGGGGCGCATCGTCGACTACCTCGAGGAATCCGGCCAGCTCGAGAACACGATCATCATCTACTGCGCCGACAACGGGGCCTCCGGCGAGGGCAGCCCGAACGGCTCCGTCAACGAGGGCAAGCTCTTCGGCGGCTATCCGGATGACGAGGCGCAGAACCTCACGATGGTCGACAAGCTCGGCAGCCCCGACACCTACAACCACTACCCGACCGGATGGGCGATGGGTTTCTCCTCCCCGTACAAGATGTTCAAGCGCTACACCTACCAGGGCGGGGTCTGTGACCCCATGGTGATCCACTGGCCGGCCGGCATCCGGGCCAAGGGAGAGGTGCGCAACCAGTACCACCACTCGACCGACATCGTCGCGACGATCCTCGACGTCTGTGGCGTCGAGATGCCACAGAGCTACAACGGGGTCGAGCAGAGCCCGCTCGCCGGGGTGTCGATGCGTTACTCCTTCGACGCGCCGGCGGATGGGTCGACGCAGAAGGAGACGCAGTACTACGAGATGTTCGGCAACCGTGGCATCTGGCACAAGGGTTGGAAGGCCGTGACGGTGCACGGGCCGGTGAGCGGCAAGGGCGATTTCGAGAACGATGTCTGGGAGCTCTACCACACGGACGTCGACCGCTCAGAGTCGACTGACCTCGCGGCAGAGCACCCGGAGAAGCTCGAGGAGTTGAAGGCCCTGTGGATGCGGGAGGCCGAGGCGAACCACGTTCTGCCGCTCAACGACCTGCAGGTGATCGGCAACCCCAAGGACTACGAGACGTTCCTCGGCATGGAGTTCAAGGTGCCGGTGCCCCCGAGCGGCCAGTACACCTACTATCCGGGCACGACGGAGATCCCGGAGCGCTCCGCGGCGAATGTGCACGGGGTCTCCTACAAGATCCTCGCCGAGCTCGACCTCACGGCCGACACGGAGGGTGTCATCTTTGCCCACGGCTCGCGGTTCGGCGGCCACGCCCTGTTCATCAAGGACGGCGAGGTGAGCTACGCGTACAACTTCCTCGGCATCCCGCCGGAGGACCGCATCTCGGCGCCGCTCAAGCTGACCGGCAGGCACATCATCGGTGTGGAGTTCACCAAGGAGCGGATGGGTGAGTACCGCGAGGGAGTTGGGCCGCTCAAGCTCTACATCGACGACCAGCTCGTCGCCCAGCAGGAGATCCGCACGGTTCTCGGCCACTTCTCGCTCTGCGGTGAGGGGCTCTGCATCGGCTACGACAGCGGTGACGCCGTCTCCAGCGCCTACACCGGGTCGCGGTTCGAGTTCACCGGCGGCACGATCGAGAAGGTCGTGTTCGACATCGGCGACGACGTGTACGTCGACGTCGAGGCGCACCTCGCGGCGGCGTACGCCCGAGACTGA
- a CDS encoding SHOCT domain-containing protein: protein MSIWENFWNVLWAFFWAFAFIAYLFAIFAIIGDLFRDHKLNGWWKALWIIFLIFVPFLTALIYLIARGRGMAERQAKDVVAAQKASEQYIKQVAGSSSPAEEINKAKALLDSGAINQAEFEALKAKALAG, encoded by the coding sequence ATGAGCATTTGGGAAAACTTTTGGAACGTCCTCTGGGCCTTCTTCTGGGCATTCGCCTTCATCGCCTACCTGTTCGCGATCTTCGCGATCATCGGTGACCTGTTCCGCGACCACAAGCTGAACGGCTGGTGGAAGGCCCTCTGGATCATCTTCCTGATCTTCGTGCCCTTCCTCACGGCGCTGATCTACCTGATCGCCCGCGGCCGCGGCATGGCCGAGCGCCAGGCCAAGGATGTCGTCGCGGCTCAGAAGGCCAGCGAGCAGTACATCAAGCAGGTTGCCGGCTCGTCGAGCCCCGCCGAGGAGATCAACAAGGCGAAGGCGCTGCTGGATTCCGGCGCCATCAACCAGGCTGAGTTCGAGGCGCTGAAGGCCAAGGCACTCGCCGGCTAG